A stretch of DNA from Manihot esculenta cultivar AM560-2 chromosome 7, M.esculenta_v8, whole genome shotgun sequence:
aaaatataaatattatcatttattaatcatatatttaattatttaaacattCTATTATATTGAGTAAATATAATTTACATTCCCAAATTAAATTGGCATACTAACTAAACATACCACTAATACCAATCAAGTTTACCATGTACCCGTACCAGGACTCAAGAGTACCATGGTCTAGGTAACCATGTCCATACCTGTTCACTATGATTAATGATGCAAACTCAAGCTTACTTTTAAGGTTCAGTTGTTTTCTTTCCATTTTAGGTGATGGGAAGACACATTGCCTCGAGTATATATTTCACTTTTGACTATATCTAGAGCTTAAACTCTATTCTTAGGCAGTATAGTTAAATCTTGAGCCTTGGAAATCTTTAccatcccaaaaaaaaaaatcatagaaacTGTGTAACATCTTTCCTAAAATTATAGCATTGATGTTGCTCCAGTTAAATGCAGTTCTTTGTTTGTCATTTCCAGAAACTGATATTAGAAGCTATAAGTCCTAAGAAATTTATATTATGCCAAGGATGTTACTATTGACATTGTAGTGGCCAGAATAGATTGTTTAGAGGAACATTGATGGGTTTATAAATAGCTAGCATAAACTAGTGAGTAAGTGAAAAAAAGTGTCCAAATAACTAAGTTTGAGCCGGAATGCttgtccaaaagttatttgggtaaGTTTGAGCCTTAATGCTACGGATATGGTTACTATAGATGAGAAACCAAAATCAATGGACGGAAAACAGTGAAAAGTGTGTATACCATACCTCTGCATTTAGTCTATGCAACATGAAGGAAGCATTTGCCTTTGCATTTATAAACCGCCATTGCAAGTAACGTTTGTACAGAAGCCTCAACATATGTGCATCAACAATTCGATCCTCCCCCATCTTCCCTCTCCTTAAATCAACTGAGAAACTAAGAATTGAAACTCATGGGTCTCACCCTTGAAGGACTAGAAATCCCTCGTGATGGAGAGGAAGCCGTAGGTGTCCAAAGCTTAGTAGGCGAGGCAGGCCACGTGGCTCCCCTAATAGTTGAAGAAGCAATAGTTCTGGGAGATGTCACTGTACCATCAACACCAAATCTTTTTGATTGACTGGTTTTAGATGAAATGCTCATTCTGGAATTAGGACTAGTTGGTAATAGTGAACCTGGATCCTGCAAGCGCCTCAACCTGCTATTTGTTTCTTGCCAAAACCTTGCAGAAATAAAAATGCCACGAGCCCATTTTTTTCCTTTGGAAATCCCACTACCTAATTCATGCAATCCTGAAGTGCTACCAGAGGAAACACTATCGCTATCAGATACAGTGAGATCAACAGTAAGAGAATATTCAATCACCGAATTGGCATCTGGGTTTTGCTTAGCATTGCCTAAATCCAAGCTCAACCTCCTCTCATCAACCATCACAGATGGCTGCAATGACTTAACCATCATCAACCCAGATCCCAGACTCCTCTTATCTCCACCACTACAATCCAAAATCCTAGACAACATCGGCTTTCTTTCTGCCGAACCTAAATTCCCTTCTCTACTCCTCCCCGGCCACCTATGCTGATCCAGAGGCCTCGAATTCTCCCCTTGATCTCTCACAGGAGTCGCTTTCCTCCTCTCTGGAGTGGCCTTTCTACCCACATTTGGCGAAGTCACAGCCTTAGCCTTGCTAATCGGGAGTGAAAACGcttcacagagagagagagagttggtaggctattctcttctcttcctcttctgatagattttgtttttttttttttttcaaatacatTTTGTCTATTTATTTAATGGTATTCTTGATTTTGATTGACAGTATGAtgctatttttaaattaattagtcaaATAAATAGTATTAAATCCCATAAATTTTAtgttctcttttttattttttttaaaggtatATGTCATtccattagtttttttttaaataaatgaggtgaaattatatattttattgattaatttttttaaactccTACATTATTATAGCTATTAGACTATTGTTTATATTAATAAGTTATTTATtgtctttaaaatatttaaattaagaaataaaaaccATTATTTTATCacatatatattcttttaaaaatatatctatTATATCTAGTAATGGCATaatgtattataaatataattaaaaaaaaaagttaattaattgacTCAATCTTtacattttcatataattttaataaattgacatatacgtatattattattattattattattattattattattattattattattattattatttacgtttatatttgaatttaattttaattgatttttaaaattaacattaaagataaaaaattaatcattaaatatgttATTCAAATCTCtaatagtaataaattttattttacaataataattataaatatcttataatagatatattatttaataaaaaataatcgtatatataaaataattaaaaataatatatttattgtaaaatttttataattattgatataaaataaataatatttggtAATGGTATATTTAAccgttaaattaaaaattaaatagttaaatatgagttaatattatttttatatataaaattagtttatatttaaaaaataataaaatattacatttcaCATCCTATCTCAActattacatttttatttttaaaaattaactaaaattacatCTAAATATAAATGTGGAGACTGAATAGATTGAACCACTTGCAAACAGTCCATAAGAATGGAGCCATTAAAAGGCAAAAATTTCATCGCTAAGAGCAAATAGTGACAGAGAGCTatgtttccatcaaaaataaaatattcggcCTGTAACTAGTAACAAAATCCTTCAATGTATTAACTGTCCGAAAATTACCGAGTACTCGGCAGTTCCAACACAGGACGATAATTGCTTTTGGCTATCCCGATCTTTGACGGGATGAGCCGCTTCATTGTTTACCTATCAAATTAACATTCACAGGGGTGTGGTTAGAGGTATCCTGTTGAGAGGAAGAAACTTGTAGCATCATCATCCTGTTgagaggaaggaaaatcaacatTGTTAAAAAACCGAAACAGATATTTTTTTGCCTCTAATTCCATAATAGATACCCCTCTAAAGGATATCATAAATCTACCAAAAAGGTCTGTATgttctgaaaattgatttgaTTGTATGTGAAAAACATTCCCACCATAcaaaaatcataagtgacgatccgAATATTTCTGGAGCTCTTAATAAGGACAACaacattttcttcttcatcgatagtcaattgacgcagatcgtcttTTATGAGGAAAGGAAAAGCATGAGTTAGGTttaagaaagaggaaaaagcaAGAGTATCGAGGCACAGAGGAACCACAGAGAGAAACTttgagtattattattattaataagtcagttctTGCATTttcaaaaaatctattaaaatgtctttattttttttctctccattaataaaatagtctttaCCTTCTATTTCTcgttaaaatagaaaaagaatgagagagaaaatttttaaaattcaattttgcccTCAAATAAATCTTCTTATTTAATCTCTGGTATTACCATTATAACAAGTCAGTctctacattttttaaaatctattaaaacgtccttagcttttttaaatctattaaaacattcttatattttatttttgtccaTGAAATAGCTATCCTCCCCTCCTCcttaaaagagaagaagaaaaataagaatcGTCCCCTCCTTCTCCttaaagaaagaagaaccgaagaaaaagaaaaaaaaggatcgaaaaagaagaagaagggatgATTTGgtcttttgttatatttttaatgacacAAATAGATGGAacaactattttatttataaaaaaaataaaaaaattttaatagatttctcaaAATTGAGAtattgatttgttaataatggtaattttcagtgactaaataataaagttctcataaaataataataataatatacgtGATATACCAAACTAAACTATTAAATTACCACGTAAactattcaatttaaaaattttcagaataactaaaattacaccaaaatataaatattggaccaattaaatcaaaactaaaagatttatattaaaatgtaaatgtACATAAACATAGGTCTTTTTAAATCGATTCGCCTAAATGAAATGTTCATGTTcatgttatttttatattttaatttaaaattttaaataaattttaaattttaaataaattaactcagtatttatatgtaattttaaattaatttttaaaaataagtaaatcaaTTATTAAGTACATCttatatagattttattttatagtaataattctt
This window harbors:
- the LOC110618515 gene encoding LOW QUALITY PROTEIN: QWRF motif-containing protein 2 (The sequence of the model RefSeq protein was modified relative to this genomic sequence to represent the inferred CDS: inserted 2 bases in 1 codon), with the protein product MKKKMLLSLLRAPEIFGSSLMIFVNNEAAHPVKDRDSQKQLSSCVGTAEYSPTNSLSLCEAFSLPISKAKAVTSPNVGRKATPERRKATPVRDQGENSRPLDQHRWPGRSREGNLGSAERKPMLSRILDCSGGDKRSLGSGLMMVKSLQPSVMVDERRLSLDLGNAKQNPDANSVIEYSLTVDLTVSDSDSVSSGSTSGLHELGSGISKGKKWARGIFISARFWQETNSRLRRLQDPGSLLPTSPNSRMSISSKTSQSKRFGVDGTVTSPRTIASSTIRGATWPASPTKLWTPTASSPSRGISSPSRVRPMSXSILSFSVDLRRGKMGEDRIVDAHMLRLLYKRYLQWRFINAKANASFMLHRLNAEKILWNVWVTIAELRHCVILERIKLLLLRQKLKLTSILKGQIFTIFSQLSDHILMVFLHIFTGICCFPSKLTTGFLFSSLL